Proteins from a genomic interval of Prionailurus viverrinus isolate Anna chromosome F2, UM_Priviv_1.0, whole genome shotgun sequence:
- the PABPC1 gene encoding polyadenylate-binding protein 1, with product MNPSAPSYPMASLYVGDLHPDVTEAMLYEKFSPAGPILSIRVCRDMITRRSLGYAYVNFQQPADAERALDTMNFDVIKGKPVRIMWSQRDPSLRKSGVGNIFIKNLDKSIDNKALYDTFSAFGNILSCKVVCDENGSKGYGFVHFETQEAAERAIEKMNGMLLNDRKVFVGRFKSRKEREAELGARAKEFTNVYIKNFGEDMDDERLKDLFGKFGPALSVKVMTDESGKSKGFGFVSFERHEDAQKAVDEMNGKELNGKQIYVGRAQKKVERQTELKRKFEQMKQDRITRYQGVNLYVKNLDDGIDDERLRKEFSPFGTITSAKVMMEGGRSKGFGFVCFSSPEEATKAVTEMNGRIVATKPLYVALAQRKEERQAHLTNQYMQRMASVRAVPNPVINPYQPAPPSGYFMAAIPQTQNRAAYYPPSQIAQLRPSPRWTAQGARPHPFQNMPGAIRPAAPRPPFSTMRPASSQVPRVMSTQRVANTSTQTMGPRPAAAAAAATPAVRTVPQYKYAAGVRNPQQHLNAQPQVTMQQPAVHVQGQEPLTASMLASAPPQEQKQMLGERLFPLIQAMHPTLAGKITGMLLEIDNSELLHMLESPESLRSKVDEAVAVLQAHQAKEAAQKAVNSATGVPTV from the exons CGGAGCGTGCTTTGGACACCATGAATTTTGATGTTATAAAGGGCAAGCCAGTACGCATCATGTGGTCTCAGCGTGATCCATCACTTCGCAAAAGTGGAGTGGGCaacatattcattaaaaatttggaCAAATCCATTGATAATAAAGCACTGTATGATACATTTTCTGCTTTTGGTAACATCCTTTCATGTAAG GTGGTTTGTGATGAAAATGGTTCCAAAGGTTATGGATTTGTACATTTTGAGACACAGGAAGCAGCTGAAAGAGCTATTGAAAAAATGAATGGGATGCTTCTAAATGATCGCAAAGT atttgttGGACGATTTAAGTCTCGTAAAGAACGAGAAGCAGAACTCGGAGCTAGGGCAAAAGAGTTCACCAATGTTTACATCAAGAATTTTGGAGAAGATATGGATGATGAGCGCCTTAAGGATCTCTTTGGCAAGTTTG gaCCTGCCTTAAGTGTGAAAGTAATGACTGATGAAAGTGGAAAATCCAAAGGTTTTGGATTTGTAAGCTTCGAAAGGCATGAAGATGCACAGAAA GCTGTGGATGAGATGAACGGGAAGGAGCTCAATGGAAAACAAATTTACGTTGGTCGAGCTCAGAAAAAAGTGGAACGGCAGACGGAACTTAAGCGCAAATTTGAACAGATGAAGCAAGATAGGATCACCAGATACCAG ggtGTTAACCTTTATGTGAAAAATCTTGATGATGGTATTGATGATGAACGTCTCCGGAAAGAGTTTTCTCCTTTTGGTACAATCACTAGTGCAAAG GTCATGATGGAGGGTGGTCGCAGCAAAGGGTTTGGTTTTGTATGTTTCTCCTCCCCAGAAGAAGCCACAAAAGCAGTTACAGAAATGAATGGTAGAATTGTGGCCACCAAGCCATTGTATGTAGCTTTAGCTCAGCGCAAAGAAGAGCGCCAGGCTCACCTCACTAACCAGTATATGCAGAGAATGGCAAGTGTCCGAGCTGTGCCCAATCCTGTAATCAACCCCTACCAGCCAGCACCTCCTTCAGGTTACTTCATGGCAGCTATCCCACAG ACTCAGAACCGTGCTGCGTACTACCCTCCTAGCCAGATTGCTCAACTCAGACCAAGTCCTCGCTGGACTGCTCAGGGTGCCAGACCTCATC CATTCCAAAATATGCCCGGTGCTATCCGCCCAGCCGCTCCTAGACCACCATTTAGTACTATGAGACCAGCTTCTTCACAGGTTCCACGAGTCATGTCCACACAGCGTGTTG CTAACACGTCAACACAGACGATGGGTCCACGTCCTGCAGCTGCTGCCGCTGCAGCCACTCCTGCGGTCCGCACCGTTCCACAGTATAAGTACGCCGCCGGGGTCCGCAATCCGCAGCAGCATCTGAATGCACAGCCGCAAGTTACCATGCAGCAG CCTGCTGTCCATGTACAAGGTCAGGAGCCTTTGACTGCTTCCATGTTGGCATCTGCCCCTCCTCAAGAGCAAAAGCAAATGTTGG GTGAGCGGCTCTTTCCTCTAATTCAAGCCATGCACCCTACTCTTGCTGGTAAAATCACTGGCATGTTGTTGGAGATTGATAATTCAGAACTTCTTCATATGCTCGAGTCTCCAGAGTCTCTCCGTTCTAAA GTTGATGAAGCTGTAGCCGTACTACAAGCCCACCAAGCGAAAGAGGCTGCCCAGAAAGCAGTTAACAGTGCCACTGGTGTTCCAACTGTTTAA